From bacterium, one genomic window encodes:
- a CDS encoding reverse transcriptase domain-containing protein — protein MRQLDLGLETSDAHRLYEEVCTKRTLERAFKKVKANQGAPGPDGESIEEFEADLEARLDQLRKELESWSYQPSPVRRVVIPKPGGGERLLGIANVRDRIVYQAIAMVMGPLFEPGFSDHCYGYRPGRSQRDAVAEAQKHVGEGKQWVVDLDLERFFDTVNHDRVHHLLRDKVKDRRMIRLVAMILRSGIWIDGKVERSREGLHQGSPLSPLLSNIVLHELDEELEKRGLDFVRYADDCNIFVCSRKAAERVMDKRTRFIEEKLKLWMGGILRDERVSESAAGHRGTDPSAIPVAVHQEPQTQETPREKAGEVRRSPSNRLSRGLHAQSWTLAPGAHLWGGTGVVRKVVRSPRSPDVLR, from the coding sequence GTGAGACAACTGGATCTAGGACTGGAAACAAGCGACGCGCACCGCCTCTACGAGGAGGTGTGTACGAAGCGCACTCTGGAACGGGCCTTCAAGAAAGTGAAGGCCAACCAGGGAGCGCCCGGCCCGGACGGGGAAAGCATCGAGGAATTCGAGGCGGACCTTGAGGCCAGGCTGGACCAACTGCGCAAGGAACTGGAAAGCTGGAGCTACCAGCCCAGTCCGGTTCGGCGCGTGGTGATCCCGAAACCCGGCGGCGGTGAACGTTTGCTGGGAATAGCCAACGTGCGCGACCGGATCGTGTACCAGGCCATAGCGATGGTGATGGGGCCGCTCTTTGAGCCTGGCTTCAGCGATCATTGCTACGGCTATCGGCCCGGACGAAGTCAACGCGACGCGGTCGCCGAGGCGCAAAAGCACGTAGGGGAGGGAAAGCAGTGGGTCGTGGATCTCGATTTGGAGAGATTCTTCGACACCGTCAATCACGATCGCGTACACCACCTGCTGCGGGACAAGGTCAAGGACCGCCGAATGATTCGTTTGGTGGCGATGATCTTGCGAAGCGGCATCTGGATCGACGGGAAAGTGGAAAGGAGCCGGGAAGGACTGCATCAAGGCAGCCCCCTCTCACCGCTGTTGAGCAATATCGTCTTGCACGAACTCGACGAAGAACTGGAAAAGCGCGGCCTGGACTTTGTGAGGTACGCCGACGACTGCAACATCTTCGTGTGCAGCCGGAAGGCGGCCGAGCGGGTGATGGACAAGCGGACCCGGTTTATCGAAGAGAAGCTCAAACTGTGGATGGGTGGGATACTACGCGATGAGCGAGTATCCGAGTCAGCTGCGGGTCATCGAGGCACGGATCCGAGTGCGATTCCGGTTGCAGTTCATCAAGAACCACAAACGCAAGAAACACCTCGTGAGAAAGCTGGTGAAGTGCGGCGTTCGCCGTCAAACCGCCTATCGAGAGGTCTACACGCGCAATCATGGACGCTGGCGCCTGGCGCACACCTTTGGGGTGGCACAGGCGTGGTCCGAAAGGTGGTTCGGTCACCGAGGTCTCCTGACGTTCTCCGGTGA